The following are encoded in a window of Solidesulfovibrio magneticus RS-1 genomic DNA:
- a CDS encoding J domain-containing protein encodes MTHPKPNPSPQPETMADLTRRFSSSPIFIATGLATGCAATIVYLYIMNCKRKNRREETLREEAAQTSSHNFQDRVKMNHEEQIRKNLEDQSNAYLQREAARRQRQKHNEFLNESWQRAQRKRQEKKERTETHNHKQKGNNQQKTSRTADHRDISHDKKWACSILGVNLRASPREIKRSYIKMIKKTHPDKASSINKATEAEFLEKAKLINVAYDIMKK; translated from the coding sequence ATGACACATCCAAAGCCCAACCCCAGCCCACAGCCTGAAACAATGGCAGACCTTACCAGAAGGTTCAGCAGTTCGCCAATTTTTATCGCGACTGGCCTCGCTACGGGCTGCGCTGCAACTATTGTTTATTTGTATATCATGAATTGCAAACGCAAGAACCGTCGAGAAGAAACTCTTCGTGAAGAAGCTGCACAAACATCTTCACACAACTTTCAAGATCGAGTTAAAATGAATCACGAAGAACAGATCAGAAAGAATCTTGAGGATCAAAGCAATGCCTATTTGCAGCGGGAAGCCGCTCGACGTCAACGTCAAAAGCACAATGAATTTCTTAATGAATCTTGGCAACGTGCTCAAAGAAAACGACAAGAAAAAAAAGAACGAACGGAAACACATAACCACAAACAGAAAGGTAACAACCAACAAAAGACCTCGAGAACGGCAGACCATCGAGACATATCGCATGACAAAAAGTGGGCGTGTTCGATTCTCGGTGTCAATTTACGGGCCTCTCCAAGAGAAATAAAACGATCATACATTAAAATGATAAAAAAAACCCACCCAGACAAGGCAAGCTCTATAAACAAAGCCACGGAAGCCGAGTTTCTGGAAAAAGCAAAGCTCATCAATGTTGCCTATGATATTATGAAGAAATGA
- a CDS encoding PDZ domain-containing protein — MSAILSPIFSNCQQYDQTLLLFKPFKGVTKIIGKIPYSQNSTVVYRVPIARADFLGYTKLHEKLVPGVNMAKVQNSGKSRRVGEQESRRAGEQESRRAGDFDEMDMHVKSRGIHHRMSRRRTEQPSERNLLVWLVSAMVVIAIIGVVVVLQSGVRNRRLSETALPSGVGPEQMRLINTPFSVGIGSGQMQLIKQNTPFLGLYLSDMSPDLAAQLRLAINRGVYVNDVVPLSPAETAGIKPGDVVTQLDGTDLIKSNVVGIVLSKHLPGDVVQAIIIRNQTQLATNIRLETMQNQLKSF, encoded by the coding sequence TTGTCCGCAATCCTCTCCCCAATTTTTTCGAATTGCCAGCAGTACGACCAGACTCTCTTGCTATTTAAGCCCTTTAAGGGCGTTACAAAAATTATTGGAAAAATTCCATACTCCCAGAATTCAACGGTTGTGTATCGTGTCCCCATTGCTCGTGCTGATTTTCTGGGGTATACTAAATTACATGAAAAATTAGTTCCCGGAGTAAATATGGCCAAAGTGCAAAATTCTGGCAAGAGCAGGAGAGTAGGAGAGCAGGAGAGCAGGAGAGCAGGAGAGCAGGAGAGCAGGAGAGCAGGAGATTTCGACGAAATGGACATGCACGTCAAGTCACGTGGGATCCACCACCGCATGAGTAGACGCAGAACGGAACAACCGAGCGAGAGAAATCTACTCGTATGGTTAGTCTCGGCCATGGTTGTTATTGCCATTATCGGGGTGGTTGTAGTTTTACAATCGGGTGTTAGAAATCGTCGTCTTTCTGAAACCGCTCTGCCCTCTGGAGTTGGGCCAGAACAGATGCGCCTCATCAATACCCCTTTCTCAGTTGGTATTGGTTCTGGCCAGATGCAGCTGATCAAACAAAACACACCCTTTTTAGGTCTTTATTTGAGTGATATGTCTCCAGATTTAGCCGCACAGCTAAGACTAGCCATCAACCGAGGAGTCTATGTTAACGACGTTGTTCCTTTATCCCCAGCAGAGACAGCTGGGATAAAACCTGGTGACGTCGTAACTCAATTGGACGGAACGGACCTGATCAAGTCGAATGTCGTAGGCATTGTTTTGTCTAAACATTTACCCGGTGACGTTGTACAAGCAATCATTATACGCAACCAAACACAGCTCGCAACAAATATAAGACTAGAAACAATGCAAAACCAGCTAAAGTCATTCTAA
- a CDS encoding STAS domain-containing protein, with protein MTIMFREDNTGDNKKTLHIDLAGHLDIFSHEQFNNYKLYIDECNKVVINMSGLEHLDSSSLGLLLMLRERAGGTTANIEIINCSPSIFKIFTAVKFNLLFNITPKNHTS; from the coding sequence ATGACGATCATGTTCAGAGAAGACAATACAGGCGACAACAAAAAGACTCTACACATTGACCTTGCAGGGCATCTCGACATATTTTCGCATGAACAATTCAACAACTACAAACTATACATTGACGAATGCAACAAAGTAGTTATTAATATGTCAGGTCTTGAACACCTCGACAGTAGTTCACTTGGATTGCTCCTCATGTTGCGAGAGCGTGCAGGTGGCACGACTGCAAACATTGAGATCATAAATTGCTCGCCTTCAATATTTAAGATATTCACTGCCGTGAAATTCAATCTCCTGTTCAACATAACTCCAAAAAATCACACTTCATAA
- a CDS encoding response regulator, producing MTTSMTSDSQPCMNKNILVVEDDKLSANLIESYLTKFGYAVTCAADGESAWNILLQDTTRFKCILLDYMLPDIDGMEVLHRIKKAPGLSEIPVIFVTSLNDVETIQNAFAHGAFSYLTKPLDIKLMKSIVHAAIDRCKINFDIAKDRQESERSLELLNSGIFHCRTLDEAQLLAKTLAMACPDSGKVSSGLLELLINGIEHGMLDITYDDKTKLVLSESWKEEVNRRLKLKCYLDKKVTVLFERKFGEIVLTIRDDGPGFDCQCYLEFDPARAMHPHGRGIAMACMFNLDNVEFLGNGNTVRVTISTGHNSPTL from the coding sequence ATGACTACAAGCATGACTTCTGACAGTCAGCCGTGTATGAACAAAAATATTCTTGTCGTTGAAGACGATAAACTCTCAGCCAACCTTATTGAGAGTTATCTTACTAAATTTGGTTACGCAGTTACCTGTGCAGCCGATGGCGAATCAGCTTGGAATATTCTGCTGCAAGACACTACGCGATTCAAATGCATCCTCCTTGATTATATGCTCCCTGATATTGATGGCATGGAAGTCTTGCATCGAATAAAAAAGGCTCCAGGCCTTAGCGAAATACCTGTTATTTTTGTAACTTCATTAAACGATGTAGAAACTATTCAAAACGCGTTTGCACATGGAGCATTTTCATATCTAACAAAACCACTTGATATAAAATTAATGAAAAGCATAGTCCATGCTGCAATCGATAGATGTAAAATCAACTTCGACATCGCCAAGGACAGACAAGAGTCTGAACGATCACTTGAACTTCTCAATTCGGGAATTTTCCACTGCAGGACATTAGATGAAGCACAATTGCTTGCAAAGACTCTTGCCATGGCATGCCCAGATTCTGGAAAAGTATCATCGGGTCTTCTTGAGTTGTTAATAAATGGGATAGAACATGGAATGCTTGATATTACTTACGACGACAAAACAAAACTCGTACTTTCAGAATCATGGAAAGAAGAAGTTAATCGCCGACTAAAGCTTAAGTGTTATCTTGACAAAAAAGTTACAGTCTTATTTGAGCGAAAATTTGGCGAGATAGTACTAACAATCAGGGATGACGGTCCTGGATTCGATTGTCAATGCTATTTAGAATTTGATCCAGCACGCGCCATGCACCCACATGGGAGAGGAATAGCTATGGCTTGCATGTTTAACCTGGACAATGTTGAATTCTTAGGAAATGGCAATACTGTCCGTGTAACAATAAGTACTGGACACAACTCCCCCACTCTTTAG
- a CDS encoding SpoIIE family protein phosphatase → MNFNITNLRESIEFLNILFEKIPSVVMLVDKDLVVQEVNDAYQVIFGLPREQAVGQRCGNALKCAFAVTEETLCGETSNCEQCLLRQAAIQTLLQQVPADQEKLVHTFFINGSREERHFEFSTRYVTFHGEQMVLVILYDVTKLEVQKLELIDKQSKIDESLKAAGIVQLSLLPKKLPHVKTVDFSWKFIPCEGIGGDILNVVHLDKDNIGLYMLDVAGHGAPSAMISVLVYQLMNSQTGILLDNTTTPPLIRKPEEVLNLLDKEFPLMRFKRHFTIVYAVLNHRTGTLTYSNAAHCSPIVLTQDGVIKTLDVSGTVIGIGAMPFGQQTIALSPGDKVVLFSDGVEEMGNADNELFGSERLANTLIALRDTSTDGLVQGIYKQVMHFAGGHPPVDDLSILAFEYKGTTSSV, encoded by the coding sequence ATGAATTTTAACATTACTAATTTGCGTGAATCGATAGAGTTTCTAAACATTCTCTTCGAAAAAATTCCTTCGGTCGTCATGCTGGTCGACAAAGATTTAGTCGTCCAAGAAGTTAATGACGCATATCAGGTTATATTCGGGCTACCTCGCGAGCAAGCTGTTGGTCAACGATGTGGGAATGCACTCAAATGCGCTTTTGCAGTTACTGAGGAAACATTATGCGGCGAAACAAGCAACTGCGAGCAATGCCTTCTTCGTCAGGCAGCTATTCAAACTCTCTTACAACAAGTCCCTGCTGATCAAGAAAAACTTGTTCACACTTTTTTTATCAATGGCTCAAGAGAGGAACGTCATTTTGAATTCAGTACCCGCTACGTCACATTCCATGGCGAACAAATGGTGCTGGTAATTCTCTATGATGTTACAAAACTTGAAGTTCAAAAACTCGAATTAATAGACAAGCAGTCTAAAATCGACGAATCACTTAAAGCCGCAGGCATAGTTCAGCTCAGTCTTTTGCCTAAGAAACTACCACATGTTAAAACAGTCGACTTTTCATGGAAATTCATACCATGCGAAGGCATTGGTGGTGACATTTTAAATGTGGTACATCTTGATAAAGACAATATCGGACTTTACATGTTAGACGTTGCTGGACATGGTGCTCCTTCAGCAATGATATCTGTCTTGGTCTATCAACTGATGAACTCACAAACTGGCATCCTCTTAGACAATACGACAACACCACCGCTTATTCGAAAGCCTGAAGAAGTTTTGAACCTACTTGACAAAGAGTTTCCTTTGATGCGGTTCAAAAGACACTTCACTATAGTTTATGCGGTGCTTAATCATCGCACAGGCACCTTAACCTATAGCAATGCAGCACACTGTTCACCGATTGTGTTAACTCAAGATGGCGTCATCAAGACACTTGACGTTTCCGGAACGGTTATCGGCATTGGTGCGATGCCTTTTGGGCAACAAACAATTGCACTCTCCCCAGGCGACAAGGTCGTATTGTTTAGTGATGGCGTAGAAGAAATGGGTAATGCTGATAACGAATTATTCGGCAGCGAAAGACTTGCAAACACATTAATCGCACTTAGAGACACTTCGACGGATGGCTTGGTGCAAGGCATATATAAACAAGTCATGCACTTTGCAGGAGGGCACCCTCCAGTTGATGATTTAAGCATATTAGCCTTTGAGTACAAAGGTACGACGAGCAGTGTTTGA
- a CDS encoding HD-GYP domain-containing protein has product MIIKVSTKSLKVGMYISNPGMSEVSNPNVFLSEGEITTDLVLQKIASSNYSDTFIDTEKGVYFAKHKKKKQEIESLFSSTENLDNLDPSDAQTFDCILESIDFAENQYTQLIEDCKKLILAAKESGNIDTSPTYKLVDHLINNDNQTNYAMMFLSNLRGHDEHTYTHCINVALFSTMFGKYLSLGPENLIHLGFAGFYHDIGKLKISDKIIKGTKKQSAKDLLEFQKHPLYSYDMLSKQCTIPDDILRAVLEHHENYSGTGYPCKKQRNDISPQASLISIVDTFDSLKSERSYRMSVSPHKAISAIFQSKGAAFSPSLVDKFVKFIGIYPNGSIVVLKNNKKAIVMSQNIKSLLYPVVRIVLDENNRHCEPQDIDLYEAKDIDDKHHIIDVLDAKDCRLHISAYIKTKGKSLKL; this is encoded by the coding sequence ATGATAATAAAAGTTAGTACAAAAAGTTTGAAAGTCGGGATGTACATATCAAATCCAGGGATGAGCGAAGTCTCGAATCCAAATGTTTTCTTATCTGAAGGTGAAATCACAACAGATTTAGTTCTCCAAAAAATCGCAAGTTCAAACTACTCAGACACCTTTATCGACACAGAGAAAGGTGTTTATTTCGCAAAGCACAAAAAGAAAAAACAGGAAATCGAAAGCCTATTTTCATCAACTGAAAACCTCGACAACCTCGATCCCTCAGATGCACAAACATTCGATTGCATCCTTGAATCAATTGATTTTGCAGAAAATCAATACACCCAGTTAATCGAGGACTGCAAAAAATTAATTTTAGCTGCCAAAGAATCTGGGAACATTGACACATCGCCTACGTATAAACTTGTAGATCACCTCATAAACAATGACAACCAAACAAACTACGCAATGATGTTCCTTTCTAATCTCAGAGGACACGACGAACACACATACACTCACTGCATAAATGTAGCATTATTTTCAACAATGTTTGGAAAATACCTTTCTCTTGGACCCGAGAACTTAATACATCTTGGGTTTGCTGGATTTTATCACGATATAGGCAAATTAAAAATTTCTGATAAAATTATCAAAGGAACGAAAAAACAATCTGCAAAAGATTTGCTCGAGTTCCAAAAACATCCACTTTACAGCTATGACATGCTCTCAAAACAATGCACGATTCCAGATGATATCTTGCGCGCAGTCTTAGAACATCATGAAAATTATTCTGGCACTGGATACCCATGCAAGAAACAACGAAATGACATATCACCCCAGGCCTCGCTAATAAGTATTGTAGACACTTTTGACTCGTTAAAATCAGAAAGATCCTACCGCATGTCTGTATCACCCCACAAAGCTATTTCCGCTATATTTCAATCTAAAGGAGCAGCATTCTCTCCATCTTTAGTAGATAAGTTTGTTAAATTTATTGGAATATATCCGAACGGGTCAATTGTTGTTCTAAAAAACAATAAAAAAGCTATCGTCATGTCTCAAAACATAAAGTCTTTGCTGTATCCAGTGGTCCGCATTGTCCTAGACGAAAACAATCGGCACTGTGAACCACAAGACATAGACTTATACGAAGCCAAGGACATTGATGACAAGCATCATATTATTGATGTTCTTGATGCTAAGGATTGCAGGTTACATATTTCTGCATACATCAAAACAAAAGGTAAATCATTAAAACTATAG